Proteins encoded by one window of Cellvibrio sp. KY-GH-1:
- a CDS encoding STY4528 family pathogenicity island replication protein, which translates to MSKELDIIARQIDKAERDLISQRSYGDDDDGMAVLFTGNHHDSFPRYLILNRDLNAIDKVTWQVIRLTINDPTRPGSTPRRNELSAMIGCSAPTLTASRNMLRISRWMTLCKTVRKQGRFVGDIYLLNDEPLSLISTLDFDPTYVRFLESQCQSGNKRLREAAAKALEEIGALETSNPPTESDVFLNRLNRMFVMDGDATAEPPVPDGHQRKNLSPVNDSAETGQNSETYTESILTNHQSKNSSPVETHQRKNLSPAENDQSKIFTSAEKKISFSGGSSSSSFNNNKNISTARAIENDQDQQSLANYLEITRRGRWGTNSDHENAWTNRYLPWLNHAVFERYTMILTAGRDSCLPAIYRKIKKLPPHGQELVLMQLLGHTAAASHGWREHIRDPIAYTHKLVSLQMANELVPDEWALELIRCYYDKASSQPPAFTDNPNRVW; encoded by the coding sequence ATGAGCAAAGAACTCGACATTATTGCGCGACAGATCGACAAGGCAGAGCGTGACCTCATTAGTCAACGCTCCTATGGCGACGATGACGATGGTATGGCGGTGTTATTTACCGGCAACCATCATGATTCATTCCCGCGCTATTTGATCCTTAATCGCGATCTGAATGCCATCGACAAAGTGACGTGGCAGGTCATTCGATTAACGATCAATGATCCCACGCGTCCAGGATCGACACCGAGACGGAATGAGTTATCGGCAATGATCGGCTGTTCGGCACCGACGCTGACCGCTAGCCGCAATATGTTGCGGATTTCACGCTGGATGACTTTATGCAAAACCGTACGTAAGCAAGGTCGTTTCGTTGGTGACATTTACCTGCTTAATGACGAACCTCTCTCGCTGATTAGCACATTAGATTTTGACCCTACTTATGTCCGGTTTTTGGAAAGCCAGTGTCAGTCAGGAAATAAACGCCTGAGGGAAGCCGCGGCAAAAGCACTGGAGGAAATTGGCGCACTGGAGACTTCCAACCCGCCGACTGAAAGTGATGTGTTTTTAAATCGCTTGAATCGTATGTTTGTAATGGACGGGGACGCGACAGCCGAACCCCCAGTGCCAGATGGTCACCAGAGAAAGAATCTTTCTCCGGTGAATGACAGCGCGGAAACTGGTCAAAATAGCGAAACCTATACGGAATCAATACTTACGAATCACCAGAGTAAGAATTCTTCTCCGGTGGAAACCCACCAGAGAAAGAATCTTTCTCCGGCTGAAAACGACCAGAGCAAAATTTTTACTTCGGCTGAGAAAAAAATTTCTTTCTCCGGCGGTAGTAGTAGTAGTAGTTTTAATAATAATAAAAATATATCTACTGCGCGCGCGATAGAGAACGATCAGGATCAACAGAGTCTGGCGAATTACCTTGAAATCACCCGTCGAGGTCGCTGGGGAACAAATTCGGATCACGAAAATGCCTGGACGAATCGCTACTTGCCATGGCTTAACCACGCCGTGTTCGAGCGATACACAATGATTCTCACTGCTGGCCGCGACAGCTGTTTGCCAGCGATCTACCGAAAAATTAAAAAACTTCCACCCCATGGCCAAGAGCTGGTGCTCATGCAATTGCTGGGACACACAGCAGCTGCATCTCACGGTTGGCGTGAACATATCCGTGACCCCATCGCCTACACCCACAAACTTGTTTCGTTGCAAATGGCCAACGAGCTTGTGCCTGACGAATGGGCTCTGGAATTGATTCGCTGTTATTACGATAAGGCTAGTTCTCAGCCACCCGCGTTTACTGATAATCCAAACAGGGTTTGGTAA